The genomic window AGCTACCTGCAAAGAGATGCTTGCCACAAAGGAGTCTGCTCAAATGTATGCAGAGCGTTTGGCTGAACTTGCTACTGCTCTAGGCTTTGATGGGTGGCTGGTGAGCATTTTTTGCTTGGTTTTTATAAGATATCTGTATTTGATGGGTGGCTGGTGAAGAAAGACTTCTATAATATATAGACTGTCACTTGCAGATAAATATAGAGAATGATATAGATGAGGAACAGATTCCAAATATGAAGGAATTCGTCAGCCATctaaaaaaagtcttgcaTTTATCGACACCTGGGGCTTTAGTCATATGGTGAGTTGATCagaagtttttctttgttctttttgtataCCACTTTGTTCTGATAACTTTCTGCAGGTATGACAGTGTCACTGTTCGTGGTAATCTTCAGTGGCAAGATCAATTGACTGAGCTGAACAAACCTTTCTTTGACTTATGCGATGGAATATTCATGAACTACACATGGAAGGTCTGTCTATGGGTTTGATCAATCTCTCGAGTCTCAGTTTCTTCTATTTGTCTTGTTTTACTATTAGTGAGTAATGATGTATCAGGAGAGCTACCCAAACCTATCAGCTGAAGTTGCTGGGGACAGAAAATTCGATGTCTACATGGGAATTGATGTTTTTGGGCGGGGCTCTTTTGGTGGTGGGCAATGGACTGTATGTCTCAGCCACTCTTTAATATTTGCTTCTCTATTGGTGTAGAGTACAAAACAATGATCTATacttaaatatttcttttcttcctatTCTTTTACATGCTAGGTAAATGCTGCTCTGGATTTGCTGAAGAGAAACAATGTGTCAGCTGCCATATTTGCTCCTGGATGGGTTTATGAGACTGCACAACCCCCCAATTTTCACACAGCTCAGAAtaagtaatattttaaatattttccaaTCTCCTTGTCATCTTTAAAGTTTGAACTAGCATTACTGTGACTGTGAgcttaaaactttattttactATTGCTGTAAAGGAGACGCTGGATCTTATTAGTATGCATGTGTTTTCTCTCCAGATGGTGGTCACTTGTCGAGAAGTCATGGGGAATAGTCCAAACTTATCCACAAGTCTTGCCTTTTTACTCAGATTTCAATCAGGTAAGGTGAGATTGATCAGGTCTTATTTTGTAACACTAACACCATGGTAGATCATGCATTGATTTTCTTGGTTATGATTATGTTCAGCTATGTTCTGAAaccctcttctctcttttgttcaGGGCTTTGGTTACCATGTTTCACTCGAAGGTCGCCAACTGTCAGATTCTCCATGGTACAACATTTCTTGCCAAAGTCTTCAGGTTCAACCATCTTACtgtctttgattttatatgaatcaaaaacttttcCTGCCACAACATGACAATCGTTCTTCCTGATCTGGGTGTGTCGCTCCTCTCATCTGATGATCTCTGTGTTTATTCTGTTCTTCACATCAGCCTCTCCTAGAATTCAATGAAGACAACAAAGATATCATCCAGGTCACTGTTGAGTGAGTTCTGGCCCTAATACTATCTTCATATTCATTTCGGTAAAGCCAAGaagggaaaaatgtttttgacttttctgAGCAACATTTAAACAATTACTATGAATATGATAGTGCTCGAGAGGCATCTTTTAACGGAGGAGGGAACATCGTTTTTAGAGGAAAACTCAAGGGAGATGCGTATTTCACAACAAGGCTCTTCAAACCCCATCTTCAGCTTTCATCTTCCCCCATCACAATCTCCTACTCTGTAAGTCTCTGCTTCTAGATACATCACATTATGAgatcttcttgtttttactAATGGGGGTTTTTGAGCTGGTGCAGGTGAAATCAGATGAAACCTCTAATCTTGGAATCCTGCTTTCTTTCTCGTCTCCATCACTAGAGACTAAATCCATACTCGTGGCGCCAGAGGATCCCATCCGCAGATTTGACGACATGTCCTTACAGTGTCTCACCACATCAGTGCAGACTGTATCCGAGTGGACGGTACACGAGGCAAGTCTTGTCATGGATGGTCACACACTGACTGAAATCTCTGCCTTTTGCTACAGACCAGAGAATTCGACAAAGAGTGCAGAATTTGTTGCATTGCTCGGACACATCTCAGTCAAAGATCATGTTCAAAACCAGCAGAACCCCGAGATTTTACTTCCAGCTTCATCGTGGGTCATCGAGGCTCATAACGTAGAGCTTGTACCAGGCAATTCCAGTTCCAAGATCCTCAGGGTTAAGCTAGAATGGAGACAGAAAGACCTCGAAGATTCCGCATTCACAAGGTACAATGTATATGCAGAGAATGTGAAGTCGACTGATCTAAGACCGAGGAAGGTTCTAGAGAAACCGAAAAGCGAGACAGTGCTCCTTGGAATTGCTCACGTACCAGCCTATTATGTAGCGGAACTGGTGGTAGAATCAGACGTGAAGGCAGTCCGTTTCATGGTTCAAGCTTGTGGCGAAGATGCTTCATTGGGGAAGCTGGATGAAGCTCTTAACCTTCTTGTGGACCTAGAAGGTCTCTCAGTAAATCACGATTGAAaacaatctatatatatttttacaggGTATCTTTGGCCTAAATTCTCTTGACCCGGCTTTAATTCATTTGGGTCGGGTTTTGATCCGGTTTCGTAGCAATTTTATCATCTTACGTTAG from Arabidopsis thaliana chromosome 3, partial sequence includes these protein-coding regions:
- the ENGase85B gene encoding Glycosyl hydrolase family 85; the encoded protein is MRELLRAYFSRRTLVSLYNLFFTLSRKLLTSFPLSLLMPKSNDDDVAQSEAVPLLDLVKPSLPISFPIKALQDLKSRSYFDSFHFQFNRSTVPFRRNSDCLPNRPRVLVCHDMKGGYVDDKWVQGCENEAGFAIWHWYLMDIFVYFSHSLVTIPPPCWTNTAHRHGVKVLGTFITEWDEGKATCKEMLATKESAQMYAERLAELATALGFDGWLINIENDIDEEQIPNMKEFVSHLKKVLHLSTPGALVIWYDSVTVRGNLQWQDQLTELNKPFFDLCDGIFMNYTWKESYPNLSAEVAGDRKFDVYMGIDVFGRGSFGGGQWTVNAALDLLKRNNVSAAIFAPGWVYETAQPPNFHTAQNKWWSLVEKSWGIVQTYPQVLPFYSDFNQGFGYHVSLEGRQLSDSPWYNISCQSLQPLLEFNEDNKDIIQVTVDAREASFNGGGNIVFRGKLKGDAYFTTRLFKPHLQLSSSPITISYSVKSDETSNLGILLSFSSPSLETKSILVAPEDPIRRFDDMSLQCLTTSVQTVSEWTVHEASLVMDGHTLTEISAFCYRPENSTKSAEFVALLGHISVKDHVQNQQNPEILLPASSWVIEAHNVELVPGNSSSKILRVKLEWRQKDLEDSAFTRYNVYAENVKSTDLRPRKVLEKPKSETVLLGIAHVPAYYVAELVVESDVKAVRFMVQACGEDASLGKLDEALNLLVDLEGLSVNHD
- the ENGase85B gene encoding Glycosyl hydrolase family 85 (Glycosyl hydrolase family 85; FUNCTIONS IN: hydrolase activity, acting on glycosyl bonds, mannosyl-glycoprotein endo-beta-N-acetylglucosaminidase activity; INVOLVED IN: biological_process unknown; LOCATED IN: cytoplasm; EXPRESSED IN: 23 plant structures; EXPRESSED DURING: 13 growth stages; CONTAINS InterPro DOMAIN/s: Glycoside hydrolase, family 85 (InterPro:IPR005201), Glycoside hydrolase, catalytic core (InterPro:IPR017853); BEST Arabidopsis thaliana protein match is: Glycosyl hydrolase family 85 (TAIR:AT5G05460.1); Has 486 Blast hits to 477 proteins in 213 species: Archae - 0; Bacteria - 256; Metazoa - 108; Fungi - 38; Plants - 49; Viruses - 0; Other Eukaryotes - 35 (source: NCBI BLink).), with the translated sequence MPKSNDDDVAQSEAVPLLDLVKPSLPISFPIKALQDLKSRSYFDSFHFQFNRSTVPFRRNSDCLPNRPRVLVCHDMKGGYVDDKWVQGCENEAGFAIWHWYLMDIFVYFSHSLVTIPPPCWTNTAHRHGVKVLGTFITEWDEGKATCKEMLATKESAQMYAERLAELATALGFDGWLINIENDIDEEQIPNMKEFVSHLKKVLHLSTPGALVIWYDSVTVRGNLQWQDQLTELNKPFFDLCDGIFMNYTWKESYPNLSAEVAGDRKFDVYMGIDVFGRGSFGGGQWTVNAALDLLKRNNVSAAIFAPGWVYETAQPPNFHTAQNKWWSLVEKSWGIVQTYPQVLPFYSDFNQGFGYHVSLEGRQLSDSPWYNISCQSLQPLLEFNEDNKDIIQVTVDAREASFNGGGNIVFRGKLKGDAYFTTRLFKPHLQLSSSPITISYSVKSDETSNLGILLSFSSPSLETKSILVAPEDPIRRFDDMSLQCLTTSVQTVSEWTVHEASLVMDGHTLTEISAFCYRPENSTKSAEFVALLGHISVKDHVQNQQNPEILLPASSWVIEAHNVELVPGNSSSKILRVKLEWRQKDLEDSAFTRYNVYAENVKSTDLRPRKVLEKPKSETVLLGIAHVPAYYVAELVVESDVKAVRFMVQACGEDASLGKLDEALNLLVDLEGLSVNHD
- the ENGase85B gene encoding Glycosyl hydrolase family 85: MRELLRAYFSRRTLVSLYNLFFTLSRKLLTSFPLSLLMPKSNDDDVAQSEAVPLLDLVKPSLPISFPIKALQDLKSRSYFDSFHFQFNRSTVPFRRNSDCLPNRPRVLVCHDMKGGYVDDKWVQGCENEAGFAIWHWYLMDIFVYFSHSLVTIPPPCWTNTAHRHGVKVLGTFITEWDEGKATCKEMLATKESAQMYAERLAELATALGFDGWLINIENDIDEEQIPNMKEFVSHLKKVLHLSTPGALVIWYDSVTVRGNLQWQDQLTELNKPFFDLCDGIFMNYTWKESYPNLSAEVAGDRKFDVYMGIDVFGRGSFGGGQWTVNAALDLLKRNNVSAAIFAPGWVYETAQPPNFHTAQNKWWSLVEKSWGIVQTYPQVLPFYSDFNQGFGYHVSLEGRQLSDSPWYNISCQSLQPLLEFNEDNKDIIQVTVDQEGKNVFDFSEQHLNNYYEYDSAREASFNGGGNIVFRGKLKGDAYFTTRLFKPHLQLSSSPITISYSVKSDETSNLGILLSFSSPSLETKSILVAPEDPIRRFDDMSLQCLTTSVQTVSEWTVHEASLVMDGHTLTEISAFCYRPENSTKSAEFVALLGHISVKDHVQNQQNPEILLPASSWVIEAHNVELVPGNSSSKILRVKLEWRQKDLEDSAFTRYNVYAENVKSTDLRPRKVLEKPKSETVLLGIAHVPAYYVAELVVESDVKAVRFMVQACGEDASLGKLDEALNLLVDLEGLSVNHD